Proteins co-encoded in one Phalacrocorax carbo chromosome 5, bPhaCar2.1, whole genome shotgun sequence genomic window:
- the S100B gene encoding protein S100-B: MSKLEKAMITIIDAFHQYSGKEGDKHKLKKSELKELINNELTHFLGEIKDQETVDKAMEVLDSDGDAECDFQEFVAFIAMVTAACHEFFEHE; the protein is encoded by the exons ATGTCCAAGCTGGAGAAGGCCATGATCACCATCATTGATGCCTTCCACCAGTActcagggaaggagggagacaAGCACAAGCTGAAGAAATCGGAACTCAAGGAGCTCATCAATAACGAGTTGACCCATTTCCTTGGT GAGATCAAAGACCAGGAGACTGTGGACAAAGCGATGGAGGTGCTGGACAGCGATGGGGATGCAGAGTGCGACTTCCAGGAGTTTGTAGCCTTCATTGCAATGGTCACTGCTGCTTGCCATGAGTTCTTTGAGCATGAGTGA